CCAGAAAAGGTTATTTTGAAGTGGTAAATGGCGGAACGATTTTTTTGGATGAAGTTGGGGAATTACCTTTAGGAACTCAGGCCAGATTACTTCGTGTATTGGAATCGGGGGAATATATCCGTGTGGGATCTTCTAAAGTGCAAAAGACAAACGTAAGAGTAGTAGCGGCTACCAATGTTGATATGTACGGCGCTGTAAAGGCGGGGAAATTTAGAGAAGATCTTTATTACCGTTTAAATACAGTGCCTTTGAAAATACCGCCACTAAGAGAAAGAAAAGAAGATATTTATCTTTTGTTCAGGAAATTTGTGGCAGATTTTACAGATAAGTACCGTTCGCCTAACGTAGCTCTTTCTCCTGATGCTATAGAAGTGCTTTCTAACTACTCCTGGCCTGGAAACGTTAGACAGTTGAAAAATATTGCCGAACAAATATCTGTTTTGGAAAAGGAGAGATACATTACAGGGCAAACTTTGTTACATTATATCCCAGCCGAAAACATGACCAGTTCGTTGCCAATGATGATTGGTTCTTCGAAAAAAGAGGATTTTTCGGAAAGAGACCTTTTATATAAAGTTCTTTTTGATATGAAAAAGGATATGGTAGAGCTGAAAAAATTGGTAGCTGATATCATTAAAAATGGAGGTAACACTTCGACTTTTGCTGAGAATAATCCACATATTTTGAATACGTTATACGACGATGGAGATATTCAGATGCGTGTGCCGGAAAGTAATAATGCTTCTTTAACTATCCAGCCAGCAGTGCCTGCAAGAAATGAAAATTATAGGATTGATGACACAGAAGCAGAAGAAATAGAAGAATCTTTGTCTTTGATTGACAAAGAAGCTGATATGATAAAAAAGGCATTAAAGAAACATAAAGGAAAAAGAAAATCTGCTGCTGAAGAATTAGGTATATCAGAACGTACACTTTACAGGAAGATTAAAGAACTAAACCTTAACTGATGAAAAAGAAGTTCATTTTATATTTACTACTACCTTTTCTTTTTATTGTAAAAGGTTGCGGAATATATTCCTTTACCGGAGGTTCGATATCTGCGGGAATGAAAACAGTTTCGGTTTCTTTATTTGAAAATGTCGCTCCGCTGGTAGTTCCCACGTTAAGCCAA
This genomic interval from Pseudopedobacter saltans DSM 12145 contains the following:
- a CDS encoding sigma-54 interaction domain-containing protein produces the protein MDVQDIKQRFGIIGNSVLLNRAIDIARQVAPTDITVLITGESGSGKEVFSHIIHQLSARKHGPFIAVNCGAIPEGTIDSELFGHEKGSFTGAHEARKGYFEVVNGGTIFLDEVGELPLGTQARLLRVLESGEYIRVGSSKVQKTNVRVVAATNVDMYGAVKAGKFREDLYYRLNTVPLKIPPLRERKEDIYLLFRKFVADFTDKYRSPNVALSPDAIEVLSNYSWPGNVRQLKNIAEQISVLEKERYITGQTLLHYIPAENMTSSLPMMIGSSKKEDFSERDLLYKVLFDMKKDMVELKKLVADIIKNGGNTSTFAENNPHILNTLYDDGDIQMRVPESNNASLTIQPAVPARNENYRIDDTEAEEIEESLSLIDKEADMIKKALKKHKGKRKSAAEELGISERTLYRKIKELNLN